The sequence TTTTATTAAAGTTCATCATTATTCCTAGAATCCTTCATCTCTATGTCGCAAGAGGCCTGCGCTGTCAATCATATGCCATGGCAGAACGCTTCTTACAATATGGTCAGCTGGATGCCAAGGAACATAATGGGAAGGTCAGTATTTCATAATCTGCTAACTCCATAAAAATATACTTTTCATGGGTTAATGGGCTCAGTGATATGTGTAGTGAACGTAGAAATCAAACAATCCTATGAATCAGaaggcattttaaaaaatgggttCCAATTcccaatggatttttttcttcttgtGGCTCGTCCTTCATGTTGTGTAAATGATAAGGAACTTATATTCAAGGAATGAAAGAGCCAAAAATATACTATGAAGACCTTTAGTAGTATCATGAAGAGAGACAGTTTAATCATTGGTGTCCATTGACCCCCAGCTAATTTCTCTTTTCCTCTACAGTCTCCTctcctggtggctgtggctgccaACCAACCCGAGATTGTCTATGACCTCCTGACACTGGGTGCAGATGTCAATGCGTCAGACTGGAAAGGGCAGACCGCTCTACATGTCGCAGGGACCTATGGACTGTCTGATGTCCTTAGGGTaaatatttttcaaaaaattcactCGCCAAAAGAGTCCAGTGTATAGCTGTATAACTCCTGTATCCCTGCATAACTGCATAAGTTCTGGACTGTAGAAAAATCTTCCCAAAAGACGTGCAGTGGCCACCATATTGGTAGTGTTAAAGCTTTCTCATAAACAGATAGTACCAAGATCATAAAAGAATATGACTCAATGTCATTGTTAAACAGCTGTTGTATATACTCTGTAAGACGAAGGTCCCCAACTTTCAATGATGGTCAGGAGCAACAGCCAATTCAAAAATAGTGAGTCATTTTGAATGTGGAGAAACAAAAAACATGAAATTGCAAACATTAGCTGATGAATATTTCAGTTTGAAATTTAAAACTAGTATTATACCATCCGAATTGGCACTGATGGGTAGTAAAGCTGGGATAGGTCTGCAACAGTGTCAATTGCCAGTACATATGGTCAGAACTCGGGAATCTTATGGCGGGCAACACAGCAGAGGTTGTGAGCCAGATGTGGCTCCTGAGCCACTGGTTGGTAATCACTGCTGTAAGGGATATTCGCAGAGTCTTCCATTTATTGAACCTCAAATTCTTTCATTTCAGGTGTTCCTGGCTCTTCAGCATCAGAAGAACATTGATGTGGAAGCTAGAAATTATGATGGTTAGAGAGCTAACTTCTGTGTTATTCGGTTTAGAAAAGGTTTATTCAGTAAACAGGCCAGGTGTGAGGAACAAATTTTCTACTTAAAAGTGTTATTTTAATTAAATCAGTAGAAGGGGAAGAGTTCTTTAAGACAGATCCATACAGGGCAACCTATCATCTTTTAACCATGTTTGCAATTGTGTccattaaaggacatctgtcagcagttttgtacctatgacactggctgacctgttacatgtgcacttggcagctgaaggcatctgtgtttttctcaaagtgcTAGTTTGCAGAGGTCTCTTCCTCTTGAAGTCCTTTTTAGACAGGGTCTGTTCACTGTAGACAtctagtgcattttttttttgcagtttttatgttttttgtaaaATGTCCTTTTCATATCTCTAGGTTTGACTCCTCTGCATTGTGCTGTCATCTCACAAAACAATGTGTACAAAAGCAAAAAGAGCCAGAACACCCCAAATGTTCAGCAATGTGAGAGGGAGACCCTTACATGCATCCAGCTACTGCTGCAAATGGGGGCCATCTGCACAAGTCAGGTATCGAGAACGTAACTCAGCTTTTCAgtatattaacctcttaagggCTTGGCCTCCAGTATGCAGCAACTGTTTATCCTTTGTTAAGCCATGCTAACTAATTGGCACCCTACTATCACATCATAGGAACAACGAAGGGATGGCAGAGGTAGCCATCAAATGTGTTATAGGGCTGGGATCAGAGCTTATGAGCCTTTACCATAGTGGAAATGGTCCAGTAGTCATGACTAATACTGGAAGGAGCAGGGATGGGTTTCAATAGCATGTttgtccttaaaggggctgtccctatTATAGATGATTGGGAATGGGGAGCTACTCTGTTAGCACTCTGGTGGAACTGATCACCCATGCATTACATGAATGCCCACCATATAATTTTACGTTTCCACCAAAGAGGAAATGTTTTCCTAGACATTCCCTTGCAGGGTGATTTTCTGGTTGATATGCCATCATCTATTTTCTGCACCTTGTAACATATTCATGAAACATTTTCACCATATCTGGTCAACTTTAGTATTTGGTTCATCTCTAGACTGTTACAGACAATCGTTTGAGGAACCACTATGCCAACTAACCGATTTGACTTTGGGCTCTTCCTGAGGGCATGGTCTTAGTGGTCGCCTAGTTTTCACCGGATCTTCACTGGAGAGGAGCCACCAGGCCCCTACCTATTGGAATAACTTTGGTGTAGTTGACAGCTGACAAACGGGCAAAGTCAGATGAAGAGACCAGGttaacaggcacaggtcaggttaGATGATGGACAGACAGACTAGGAAGTCAGGCAGAACACAGACAGACATGGATTATAGCTCCTTCACAGGATCCAGGAGACTTGAAAGACAGATAGAACCTgtcagcataaattgacatgaaACTGAAATTAACTTCCTCAATCAGGAAATCAAGAGTAACAAGACGGTGCTCCACCTGGCAGTGCAAGCAGGGAACGTACCTCTAGTCAAATTTTTCCTTGAGATGTCTCATGTCAATCTCCCTGGACTCATCAACATGAAGGTGAGCAGTGCTAATTGTAtcctcttaaagggattctgtcaccaggattaacgatatgtagatatttatatgtgcccattagtctccatgcagtgtttacaatgatccctctgtttatgctccgtgtgccttatattcttataaaaagcgatcttattcatatgtaaatcacctctgtcaggagcccaaggggttgtcccacgatctcctggagcccagcaccgcccatcgatccggagcccagcaccgcctactacttaatttattcactatcCTGACGTCATGTAATCTCTGCACCGTAGTCTCGCACaagcgcagtggacactgtagtctgcgcccgtgcggactactggcaccggcttcAACTTGTccactgcgcatgtgccggctcCCTGCACACCCCGATCGGACCGGAAAAGACTCTTTCTCTGCGCAAGTCGGTCCTAGGCGGAGGAATCTTCTGGCAGCAATCGCTCCTTTGACAATTTTGACCGACTTGCGCAGACAAAGAAAGTATTTTCCTGTCCGATCGGGGTGCGCAGGGagacagcgcatgcgcagtggacaaGTTGCCAAGTGCCAGTAGTCCGCaagggcgcagactacagtgtccactgcgcctgcgcgagactaCGGTGCAGAGATTACATGACGTCAGGATAGTGAATAAATTAggtagtaggcggtgctgggctccggatcgatgggcggtgctgggctccaggagatcgtgggacaacccttgggctcctgacagaggtgatttacatatgaaaaagatcgctttttataagaatgtaaggcacacagacagagcataaacagagggatcattgtaaacactgcatgaagactaatgggcacatataaatatctacatatcgttaatcctggtgacagaatccctttaaaggggttttccaagatattttaactgacgacctatcctctggataggttatcagtatctgatcagtggaagtCTGGCACCCgggatccccgctgatcagctgttttagaaggtaccggcgctcctgtgagcaccacacGGCCTtctcttggtattgcagctcagccccaatggagatgagctgcacctaggtcatgccactgatgaatgtgacatcacatggcccagGCAAAGCTGTGAGAAGTCAGTGGCACTAATGCAAGCGCCGGTcctttttaaacagctgatcgtcgggggtcccgagtgttaaatccccaacaatcagatactgGGGACCTATCCAGAGGTTACATCATCAGTTTAaataatctcagaaaacccctttaagttctgttTCCAATACCTGATTGTAGACAAACCCAAAATTATATCTTAatctcttattttggccaccatatCATTACAATTTGTAATTTAACAGCCATGACTTAAGGCCTCCATCATGTTTGACATGGACCATAGTCTACGGTCAGTCCTAACTTTGGTCTTCAGAACACCTAATACATCCTACTACATCTCCATGATGCTAATTTCCTTTTGTTCTTGACCCTAAAGTGGTTATGTTCTCCTCTTTCTTACAGGCCCATGGAAATACCGCCTTGCACATGGCAGCGGCCTTGCCACCTACTCATTCTACAGAGTATTTGATCCAGCTCTTGCTCTTTTATGGTGGTGACCCAAGCACTCGTAACATGGAGAATGAGCAGCCGGCCCATTTGGTGCCCCCTGGAGAATTTTCTGAGCAAGTACGTACTCGTGTATTGTTCCATTTCTATCGATTATCATTTGCACTTAGTAGATGCTATTTTGATAACCTTTAGTTTTCAAAGTTAGAATGTCTCCTTCAGCTTCTGCTTTTCACTCTGCATGTGAAAATAGAAAGCAAGTTGGTTGGTGATGAGGGGGAAGAAGCTGCAGGTTCACAGTCAGATTTTTAGGAAAGAGGAGAGAGTGCAAAAGAAGGAGACATCATTAGCTTAGAGTATACAGCAGAACTTTAATGTGACATGCAGAGGGCACCATATCCTTTGTCGGGACAATCAGGGAAAGAGATTCAGCCTGGACAGGAAGTGGGTGTATGGACTTGTTCAAGTCAGTGCACATGAATCAGAACTGTTCCTGAGGGAGCACGTGTGAGCTCTGCACAAAGAAGAAGATGCCCCCTCACCAGTCTACCCAGAAATGCCTACTTTGTGAAGCATTTAAATATACCCTGCCCCTTTGAGGTTAACTTTGTGAGACCATCTTGTTATTAACTGGACAGTTAGGGGTTTTTGCCTTGTCGCTCATACAGATTTATTTTATAACGATAAAGATTCCTGATGTACTTGCTCATAGAATGTTAATATAGGCTTCAGGCTTTTATCTA is a genomic window of Bufo bufo chromosome 1, aBufBuf1.1, whole genome shotgun sequence containing:
- the NFKBID gene encoding NF-kappa-B inhibitor delta; this encodes MSSPPASAPRDCSPYCSPPQTVKQLLEQKRQHSSSQISQSLVEYQQDPGSVSAQPFLHHSSSHQKDDTIVFQRPAPHYTYSPLEDLYASRTGPMYSHEGRYETGRTESQAPGTDIGAASSGSYMAAFTHNPSWMGHSSGTCSTTGAEAFLRMPGSVVPDLMPLELEEARTQVQSVSPEQFLHHDEDGDTILHLYVARGLRCQSYAMAERFLQYGQLDAKEHNGKSPLLVAVAANQPEIVYDLLTLGADVNASDWKGQTALHVAGTYGLSDVLRVFLALQHQKNIDVEARNYDGLTPLHCAVISQNNVYKSKKSQNTPNVQQCERETLTCIQLLLQMGAICTSQEIKSNKTVLHLAVQAGNVPLVKFFLEMSHVNLPGLINMKAHGNTALHMAAALPPTHSTEYLIQLLLFYGGDPSTRNMENEQPAHLVPPGEFSEQIKMLLKRRRVMSSTRNQSSNSL